CCGATCGTCGGGCCCCAGGTCGGGCGGATCCTCGAGGTCCTCGCGCGCGCGTCGGGAGCCCGCCGCGTGCTCGAGCTCGGCTCCGGGTTCGGATACAGCGCCTTCTGGTTCCTGCGCGGCATGCCGCCGGACGGAGCGATCCTCCTCACCGACGGATCGGCGGATCACTGCCGGCTGGCCCGGGAATTTCTGGGGGACCCGGCGCGGGTCCGGATCGAGGTCGGCGACGCCTTCGAAACCGCTTCCCGCGAGACCGGGGCGTTCGACATCGTCTTCTGCGACGTCGACAAACACGAGTACCCGAGGGCGCACGACGTGGCCGACCGGCTGCTGCGTCCCGGCGGCCTACTGATCGTCGACAACATGCTCTGGTACGGGAAGGTCCTCGAGCCGGCCGCGGACGACCGCGCAACCGCCGGGGTCCTCGGTCTCCACGAGCGCCTCGCGACCTCCGGTCGGTTCACGGCGGCGACCCTCCCGGTCCGGGACGGGGTCACGGTCGCGGTGAAGCTGCCGGCCTGACCAGGCGCACGACGCGAATCCCGCCCGCGACGGTGCGGCGCTCCCGCTCGACGAACCCGAGCTTCGCGTAGAGGGCCAGCGCCGGGGCATTGGCGACGCCGGTGCCGACCGCGACCGGCCGATCCCAGGCCGTCTCGATCGCGCGACGCACCAGGGACGTTCCCACCCCGCGCCGGAAGGCGGCGGGATCCACGACGAGACTCGCGATGAGCAGCTCCTCGCCGAGATCCTCCAGCTCGACGTACCCGGCGAGGCGCCCCCCGTCGAAGCACCCGAGAAACCGCGACGCCGCCGCGCGAAGGTCGCCGATCGTCCGGCGAAGCGGGGGGAAGTCGTCGGCGCCGAGAAGGCGCGCCTCCTCCTCGTAGCCGGCGAGGTGGACGCGGAGCAGCTCCTCGGCGACGCCGGGGGCGTGGAGGTCGAGCGTCTCGATCGTCACGGTGGGCAGGATAACGGGGGATCCGCTACAACGTGGTC
The Candidatus Polarisedimenticolaceae bacterium DNA segment above includes these coding regions:
- a CDS encoding O-methyltransferase, whose translation is MDLVDPAIDRWLAQRAALSDPVLEEMERIAGERDFPIVGPQVGRILEVLARASGARRVLELGSGFGYSAFWFLRGMPPDGAILLTDGSADHCRLAREFLGDPARVRIEVGDAFETASRETGAFDIVFCDVDKHEYPRAHDVADRLLRPGGLLIVDNMLWYGKVLEPAADDRATAGVLGLHERLATSGRFTAATLPVRDGVTVAVKLPA
- a CDS encoding GNAT family N-acetyltransferase — its product is MTIETLDLHAPGVAEELLRVHLAGYEEEARLLGADDFPPLRRTIGDLRAAASRFLGCFDGGRLAGYVELEDLGEELLIASLVVDPAAFRRGVGTSLVRRAIETAWDRPVAVGTGVANAPALALYAKLGFVERERRTVAGGIRVVRLVRPAASPRP